Proteins found in one Methanomicrobiales archaeon genomic segment:
- a CDS encoding type I 3-dehydroquinate dehydratase: protein MQIVVSLQNPEDIAEAERLGADLIELRLDLMTAEGLSRDRLLAARAPRILTLRSVTEGGRFGGSPADWFSAIAPLAAGADYVDVERRFSEHAAAIRDMGSRIVASCHRRDMPSPGELREIEESLRSYGDIPKIVVSPGSERDVLDLLSFTLSAEKPICTGVMGARYSFARAILPLFGSAWAYCHMGAPTASGQFHIREMRELASLLERR from the coding sequence ATGCAGATCGTCGTATCGCTCCAGAACCCGGAGGATATCGCAGAGGCAGAGCGGCTCGGCGCGGACCTGATCGAGCTGCGGCTGGACCTGATGACGGCGGAAGGGCTGTCGCGGGATCGTCTCCTGGCGGCGAGGGCGCCTCGCATCCTGACGCTCCGCTCCGTCACGGAGGGCGGGCGCTTCGGAGGCAGTCCGGCAGACTGGTTCTCGGCGATCGCCCCCCTGGCCGCGGGAGCGGACTACGTCGATGTGGAGAGGCGGTTTTCGGAGCATGCCGCGGCTATCCGGGACATGGGAAGCCGGATCGTCGCCTCCTGCCACCGCAGGGACATGCCGTCCCCCGGAGAGCTCCGTGAGATCGAGGAGAGCCTGCGGTCCTACGGCGACATCCCCAAGATCGTGGTCAGCCCCGGGAGCGAACGGGACGTGCTCGACCTCCTCTCGTTCACGCTCTCGGCGGAGAAGCCCATCTGCACAGGAGTGATGGGGGCGCGGTACTCCTTCGCACGGGCGATCCTTCCCCTCTTCGGGTCGGCGTGGGCGTACTGCCATATGGGGGCACCGACCGCCTCCGGACAGTTCCACATCCGGGAGATGAGGGAGCTCGCCTCCCTGCTCGAGAGGCGGTAG